The Mugil cephalus isolate CIBA_MC_2020 chromosome 19, CIBA_Mcephalus_1.1, whole genome shotgun sequence genome has a window encoding:
- the purg gene encoding purine-rich element-binding protein gamma, translated as MMADGCCRGMERGRGKIASDSLPRHPYPQQYVQSGSQQQQQQGNDIQELASKRVDIQKKRFYLDVKQSVRGRFLKIAEVWIGRGRHDNIRKSKLTLSMSMAPALRYSLGDFIDYYARIGLRGGLAPPQVDEHSNNGLGRGHESRRRAQETQATLSPTGSAASDDHAHRVLKSEFIERDNRKYFLDLKENQRGRFLRIRQTVSKGHGTMGYYGQGIEQTIVLPAQGLIEFRDALSQLIEDYGDEDSDDRGRTGSRSRDDNPELPEAASFRVDNKRFYFDVGSNRYGIFLKISEVRQPYRNTITVPLKAWARFGENFIRYEEEMRRIFSCHKEKRTDARQDSEEQED; from the coding sequence ATGATGGCTGATGGATGTTGCAGGGGGATGGAAAGAGGCAGGGGGAAGATTGCATCAGATTCTTTACCGAGGCATCCGTATCCTCAGCAGTATGTGCAGAGCGgatcgcagcagcagcagcagcaggggaaTGACATCCAGGAATTAGCCTCCAAACGCGTCGACATCCAGAAGAAGCGTTTCTACCTGGATGTCAAGCAGAGCGTGCGCGGCCGCTTCCTCAAAATAGCCGAGGTATGGATCGGGAGAGGCCGCCACGATAACATCAGGAAGAGCAAACTGACGCTGTCTATGTCGATGGCTCCAGCTCTACGCTACAGTTTGGGGGACTTTATAGATTACTACGCCCGCATCGGACTGCGGGGGGGCCTGGCGCCTCCGCAGGTGGACGAGCACAGCAACAACGGTCTGGGCCGCGGGCACGAGTCCCGCAGGAGGGCACAGGAGACGCAGGCGACGCTGTCTCCCACCGGCTCTGCGGCGTCCGACGACCACGCACACCGCGTCCTCAAGAGCGAATTCATCGAGAGAGACAACAGGAAGTACTTTCTGGACCTGAAGGAGAACCAGAGGGGCAGGTTCCTCCGCATACGACAGACTGTCAGCAAAGGACACGGCACCATGGGCTACTACGGTCAGGGCATCGAGCAGACCATCGTGCTGCCCGCGCAGGGGCTCATCGAGTTCAGAGACGCGCTGTCGCAGCTCATTGAAGACTATGGCGACGAAGACAGCGACGACCGCGGCCGAACCGGCTCCAGGAGCCGCGACGACAACCCCGAGCTCCCAGAGGCCGCGTCCTTTCGGGTGGACAACAAGAGGTTTTACTTTGACGTCGGTTCCAACCGGTACGGTATCTTTTTAAAGATTAGCGAGGTGCGGCAGCCGTATAGAAACACAATCACCGTGCCCCTGAAAGCCTGGGCTAGGTTCGGAGAGAATTTCATCAGGtatgaggaggagatgagaagaATCTTCTCTTGTCACAAAGAGAAGAGGACAGACGCCCGGCAGGACAGCGAGGAGCAGGAGGACTGA